In Clupea harengus chromosome 23, Ch_v2.0.2, whole genome shotgun sequence, the sequence TCAGTACATGCTAATAATGACAACAGAAAGTTTGTAACCAGTGGTTTATCGACGTATCCTGTATCGGGTACTCTTCAAAAAATGGCGTGACATCACCATCTGGCGACCATTCAAATAAAACAGGCAGTTACAGTTTACGAGTGCCTGAATATACAGTGGGCAGCTTCCCCCTACCGGTAGTAAAATGGAATTTCACAACAGGTTAcgttatctatttatttatctatctatttggTTCCATGTTTGTGCTTGGAAATAACATTGGCTACTTGCAGGGGATGAGCCTTTGCTTAACTGGAAATGACAGGATAGAGATGTTTTGATTGTTTGGAAATAGAAAGTATGAATGCGAATTGCAACATTGCATTTTGACATGCTCTTCCTTTAAGAGTCGAGGGAAAttagatgtgtgtatgtcagtgttcTTTAGAGTAAACTAccattttttctctgtttttcagtAGCCAACTCTGTACAATGAAGATTTGTTTTTTCAAGAGACTAACTTCAAATCTTAATCAAGTTTTACCCAATGTGAATCAATGCCATAGTAGATGTTAAGCCAGCCAATACAGTAGGGTGCAGCATAGCGCTGTATGTGGTTTGACAGCCAATTTAAACCTTGACGATGAAGAAACGTCACCAACCAGCAAGTTCCGTGGAGCTAGCGACAATAAGCGACAGTACTCCACAATAGGCGGCAATATGGCGGCGAAAAAGCGTCAAAATAAATATCCCCTTAAAAATGTTGTTTGAAAGTCCGGTTTGACAAATGGTTGAACGTTTTGCACGGCATATGCCTGGTGTGCTGCTAACTAGTCTATTTAAATACACTGCATATTGCATCTGCAAATTGTCAGCCTCATCTTGCAAATAACCATGGAATGAGATGGTGGCCAATTAGGTAGGCTACACAACATTTCGTTTCCGttgtttattatcatttataGAACATCGAATGTATTACTAAATACAATTAGCCTATAGACTGTGTTGGATATGAATAGGCAGAACAGAGTTATGAGAGTTTAACTTCCCCTATTATGtggcacacatacagaaacacatactTTTACAACAGTGGCAGCTGgtgaacaaataaaaaaattgtattCGGGATACAGGTCCACAAGTGGTATTAAAGAGAACCAAACACGTGACAATCActatttgacctttgaccccataTTAGTTAGGAAGACATAGGAGAGGGCAAGGTATAACTGTGCATCAGTTCTAAGACTGTAAGCCTACTGTATGTGACTCAGCTGGGGCTTGACATGGCCTGGTACCTACAAAAGTGATTTGGAAATCAAATAGGACTATTGCCGGCTATTGTaggtttccacatacaaggaatttgtcttggtTATGGGGAATAAATATGTTAAATGTACAAATGAGGACAAGAcgagaacattttattttccacaaaagaaacataaatataGACAATAACAATCTGAACACAAATGTTCATAGATCAAGCTAAATATGTTTATGAATATGAATTTAAAAGGAGAATCTTGGTTTTGTTAAGATGACCCACTGAATAGCTGTCCATGGGCTGAAACAGGAGTTTGTGGGCACTGTTGATGCATGAAACAGCATGACATGAACTGTTTTATAAAATGTGTAAACACAAACGGAAGCTGTTTCTTAGAGCAATGACAATAATAACTATGACAACAATAACTTCACAATGACAATACATTTCATAACATAAAGTACTTGTTATAAGGATTTAATTTCACCCCGATATCAAGGATGCACAATTTGTGGttttctcagacacacaattTGAATTTGTTATCGTTGGCCAATTCTATGCATTTTATCGGCTACCTTTCAACTCTCAGTCTCAGGCAGATGGAATGATGCTCAAACGCCCTTTCTCTTGTAGATACATTTGTGGATTTGTCATTTCACAGAATGTTTTTGAAGAAACAAACGACTTTTTTTTAGAACAACACCAGTAGCTCATACAGTTTGTTAAATGAGCATTTTTAAAATTCATTTTTCGTCCTTAtataatttaaaacaaataaaagagtttcgactcttattttgaaaacaATTACGAATGGCGGCCATATTGAAAATCTTGTGATTGTCGCTGGCTACACGCTGCCCGACCAGCGTGGATTGACGAAGTTTTGGTATCTTCAGAATATTTCTAGCTCTGGTATCTCCCACCGTGGGGAGCGTGAAAGCGTGGTTAGAATGAATGTGGTCAAACGGTCCAAATGTGGACTTTGATGCGAAAATTACGTGTCCTGTAATTGTATTTATGGGGACAGCAACGAAGGTGTAGGTAGGAGGTAGCCACaaagctagctaatgttatcgAAGTTAACTGTCTTATACAACATATCCAAATAGTTTATACAGTTGTTGCTCGGATCAACACAATGTCGGAGGACTTGGTGAATCGAATTAAGGAGCTGGAAAGCGAGGTGGAGCGATTGAAAACTGAGTTGAGAAAAAGGGACACGGCTGATCAAGCCTGcacagagaggaatggaggtAGCAAACCTAGCGTTACAGTCGACATAGAGGGtcaggaggatggagggagtgcGAGAAAAGGCAAGAAACGTGGAAAGGAACGGCCGTTTGACTTCTCTGTCCACCCACGTCGGCATGTCGCCTTGCGGCTTGCCTATTTGGGTTGGGAGTACAAAGGCTTTGCCGTGcaagaaaacacagacaacacagtaGAGGCCAGACTGTTCGAAGCATTACTGAAGACCAAACTCATCCAGGACCGTCAAAGCTCCAGCTACCACCGCTGTGGCCGGACAGATAAAGGTGTCAGCGCATTCTCACAGGTTCGTTACTCAACTGCTCCCTGGAGCTCTGTGACTTTTGTCTGTTGTTCTGGCAACAAACAATGAAGAAACACTGTCATGGTGTCATTCTGTTTTTCACGGTGCTCATGACGTCTCGAGTTAAACAGCCCGTATACAGATTTGCCCAACTTTGCCAGTCGTATCAATTTAATATGCCTGCTTGGTCTAGTTCATATTGTTGGTAAAGTTTATACGGTATATTAGTATTTAATGTTTGCAGCAACATTTATTTTAACTGTCCTTCCCTGCAGGTTATATCCATTGACCTGCGCTCAAACCAGTTCAGTGGGGGTATCGGAGTAATTGTGCCTACTGCTGATGGAGCCAGTGTGAAGAGCAAGCCAAATTCTGAGGAACTGCCTTATGTAAAGATGCTTAATCGTGTCCTACCCCAGGACATCCGGGTCCTTGACTGGTCACCGGCCGAAACTGGGTTCAGTGCCCGCTTCGACTGCCAGTCCAGAACGTACCGGTACTACTTCCCTCTAGGTTCCCTGGACGTGAGTCTCATGGCTGAAGCTGCAAAACGGTGGGTGTAGGTGGAAGTTGGGAAAATACGAATGCTAGATTGAACACTTGATATGTTCATTTGTATATCAAGATCAAAGCAGACAGGCACTGTGCTTGTAATTTGGGTATATAGATTGATTTAGTGGAATAACTACTTTTCCTAActtatttatttctatatctGTTACTTAAATAGTTATAGTCAAACAATGACTAAAACACGTTTTCACTCCTCCCATTAAGTCTAATAACTGTAGATTAGATGCAGTTACTAGTATATAGAGTGCATAATATGTAGCAATTTGTGAACATCAGAAGTTTCATGGGTTTTTCCTTTGTATTGTCAATGAGTTTCCATTGCAGATTAACCCCCTTGTTTGATCAGTCAGACGGCaaggtagagagatggagacctGTAAATTGATCTGATATTCTTTTTAAAAGAATGTctgcacaaggctgaaagtgaagcaatgacaaacacatcgcgcaaggtttatatagacagaagtttagcgttcagcagggataaccacgtggtggatttctgacgtccgaggcaaggatggaagttttgaacaaggtcggaagaagcacagttcgacccttcttatcacctctgatctaaacatgctcttgtacatatgcagactaagtggcacctaatattctgagttacacacacgcagaaacacagaaaagccatgttcctgcatgattcatacaaggaatatattaatacaaggcacttgattcatatattcttaagtaattaacagtgcttggaaattatctccatcaatgtTCATGGCCATTTGTCCTAAATACTATTAAAATGTACAATTTCCCCCTGGTCCCCATCACAGGTACGAGGGCACCCATGACTTCAGAAACTTGTGCAAGATGGACGTGGGAAACGGAGTTCTGCAGTTCCAGAGGACAATCCTGTCCGCGTCTGTGCACTCTGTCCAACCCTGTCAAGCCGTCTCAGCTGACCCCTACGACCTCTACGTGT encodes:
- the pus3 gene encoding tRNA pseudouridine(38/39) synthase; the encoded protein is MSEDLVNRIKELESEVERLKTELRKRDTADQACTERNGGSKPSVTVDIEGQEDGGSARKGKKRGKERPFDFSVHPRRHVALRLAYLGWEYKGFAVQENTDNTVEARLFEALLKTKLIQDRQSSSYHRCGRTDKGVSAFSQVISIDLRSNQFSGGIGVIVPTADGASVKSKPNSEELPYVKMLNRVLPQDIRVLDWSPAETGFSARFDCQSRTYRYYFPLGSLDVSLMAEAAKRYEGTHDFRNLCKMDVGNGVLQFQRTILSASVHSVQPCQAVSADPYDLYVFEVKGLAFLYHQVRCMMAVLLLIGQKLEAPDIIDQLLEVEKNPRKPQYSMAVDYPLVLYACHFDGLSWRREAEEVGLVLNTLHQHWTQNVIKTQVLRGMIQGLQSSGEVSTPLQCWLMEGTRQRNYRPLLERPCCESLEARIEHYVKRGRLEREEGENGEEALHRGKRSKHSHNPSSQTVASGATQPAQ